GGAGAACACCCATAACCGGGCGAGCGGAGCGATCTACCCCGAGGAGCTGAGAAAAGAGGTCATCGCCTTCGCCAAAGAGAGAGGTATCCCTACCCACCTTGACGGAGCGAGGATCTTCAATGCGGCGGTAGCCACGGGGAAATCGGTTGCCGAGCTCACTGAAGGGTTCGATACGGTGATGTTCTGCCTCTCGAAAGGGCTTTCCGCTCCCGTCGGCTCTATGCTGGTAGGAAGTAGAAAGCTGATAGAAAAGGCGCGGATAGTGAGGAAGATGCTCGGCGGTGGTATGAGGCAGGCTGGGGTACTCGCTTCTGCCGGTATCGTCGCCCTTACCAAAATGGTCGATCGCCTAAAGGAGGATCACGACAACGCAAAGATACTTGCCCGGGGACTTGCTGAGCTTCCCCCGGTGAAGATAGACCCGGATGAGGTGGAGACAAACATCGTCATCTTCGAGCTCACGGAAAGTGCTCCTGATGCAGAGGAGGTAGTGGGAAAACTCGCTGAGCAGGGGGTTCTCTCCTTGGCAATAGGTCCAAAGAGCATAAGGATGGTCACCCATTACGGCATCACTCGGGACGATATCGAACGCGCCCTCGAGGTGATCAAGGAGGTACTCGGCTAAATGCTCGTCCTCGGCA
The Acidobacteriota bacterium DNA segment above includes these coding regions:
- the ltaE gene encoding low-specificity L-threonine aldolase; amino-acid sequence: MIDLRSDTVTKPTPEMREAMAKAEVGDDVYGEDPTVNRLQSMAAEIFGREAALFVPSGTMGNAIAVKIHTKPSQEVILEEKCHIYNYELAGMAVISGVIPRPIPGKRGALTVEDIKRAIRPKSYHLAQTGLIALENTHNRASGAIYPEELRKEVIAFAKERGIPTHLDGARIFNAAVATGKSVAELTEGFDTVMFCLSKGLSAPVGSMLVGSRKLIEKARIVRKMLGGGMRQAGVLASAGIVALTKMVDRLKEDHDNAKILARGLAELPPVKIDPDEVETNIVIFELTESAPDAEEVVGKLAEQGVLSLAIGPKSIRMVTHYGITRDDIERALEVIKEVLG